CTTAACCGCCTGCTGAAGGAGAGCATTTAGGAGTCTGATTATAGGGGCATCCCCGGTTAGTTCCATGATGTCTTTAGGAGATTCAAACTCGGTAGCCACAGTGTCAAAATCTCCCTCACTCATGTTATCCATTACCTCGGCAGCACTCCCTGCCATGGCGTATATGCGGTTTATCAGAGCAAGCAGTTTTTCCCGGTCTATCAGGATTGGCTTAGGTTTAAGGGCTAAGGACGCTGCTATCTCACTAAGCGCAAATGCTCCCTGCATATCGCTGACATAGCCCTCAAGCACAGAGGCATCTCTCCTCACAGGCAAAACCATGTTGGTTTTGGCAAACGTAAGGGGTATGTGTTTTATGAGGCTTAAATCAAAGGCGGTTTCCTCTGTCGTATCCGGTGTTATCATTTTTTTTATGCTCATATTGTAACGGTTGATGGTAAAGGAAAGTCAAGAGTGCTGGGGAGGTTTCATTTAATCTATGGCTTTGTGGTATTATGTTTGTGATGTTACATCAGAAAACCACCGGCATCATAGAATGGTGGTAGCTTAATACACAAGGAGGGGTATATATGAAGAAAGCGGCATTAGCGGTGATGTTAGTTGTAGTAATGCTTGGTTTGGTTGCGGTTGCCTATGCTGAAGAGGATTGGCACGGAGGAATACACAAAAGGGTTAAGCATGCAAAGGAAAGGATTGAAAACGGGATTAAAGACAGATCTCTCTCAGAGCAAGAAGCAAAAAGGCTCCATAAAGAATTTGACAGGGTTATTGATGAAATTGATCGCATGAAAGCAGATGGAAAACTTACTCCTCATGAAAAAGAGCGAATAAATCATGACCTTGATAAATTGGACAATGACATTAGCAGGCTAAAGCATAATGATGAGCATCGCGACAGGCACTAGCGTTGAGTAGCAGTAGTGTGCTGTGGTAGTTGACTCAGAGCCCTGTGTATTATTGGTTAGAATTAATATTTAGGATTCGATAAGAGTGATACCAGAGTTGCAGGCGGTAGGATGCAGCTTGGTATCACTCATTTTTATCGTTATTTTTTTCCTCTTTAACTCGTTCCATAAAATACTCTTTTTCAACATACTTAACCTCAGACATCAGCTCTAAATCCGATTTAGCTACTGAGACTGTTTTCCCCTTAGGCAATTCTATTAAAAACAGATTTGGAGTTGAGAATTCGCTTATAAGACGTGCTTTATAATCATCAATTATTTTAAGAGATTGTTCTTTGTTGACAGAGTCTTTGAACCTGACAATAACCCTCTCAGTGGTCTTTGTTTTCCCGGATGTGTAATCGTCAACCACACTTGCACCTTTTGTGTTTGTAATAGTGGCAGCGTTATCATGTGTATCCACAATGTGGGGAGTAAGAAAGACCATGAGATTTATCTTTGCTTTTGTAGTTTCTTTTTGTTTAAATAACAGGCCAAGAACAGGAATATCACCTAAAACAGGCACCTTGTGTACACTGTTTTCTTCACGCTCCTGCAAGAGGCCGCCTATCACAATTGTCTCGTTGTCTTTGGCAAAAATTGTAGTCTTTGTGGAACGCTTTGAAGTGGTCGGACCCAGGCTTATTGTTATATCTGCATTAGTTTCGGCTAACACTGCTGATATTTCCTGATAGACTTCAAGCTTGATTACATCTCCCTCAGTAATGTGTGGCGTTATCTTAAGAGAAATACCAACGTCTTTTCTCTCTATGCTGTTAAATACCGAGGCAGTTCTGGTTGGATCAGATTCTCTTTTAGCAACAAACGGTACATTTTCGCCAACCATAATCTCAGCCTCTTTGTTGTCAGAGGTCAGAATCTGGGGGGTGGAAAGGACATTGATAACGTCCTTGAAATCGCTTATGTTAAACAAAGCGGCAAACCCCGGCACCGACAACGTGGAGGATGTCACAGAACCGTCTGCGTTTGTTACTGAGTAAGGGACATCAACAAACTTACCAAGACCGCCTATACTAAAGCCGCTTAACCCTGTTATGACGTTTTGCAACGCAGAGGTAGTGATAGAGCCCACACCGCCTATGAGCATGGTGCTGCCCTGAGCGCCAAGTCCGCGCCAATTCATGCCAAGATCGGCTAATTTACTCGTTGATACCTCTATAATCAGTGCCTCTACGTAAACCTGCTTGCGTCTCCTGTCAAGCTTTCTTATGACCTCAACTATGTTTTTGTAGTCCGAGGAGGAGGCCATGATGACCAATGAGTTGGTGGCAACATCCGGTGTTACGGAAATATCCGCAGAAGAGTTAAAGGCAGCGGTTTGTGGCCTTTGTACGGCTTTATCCTGAGGCTGCTGCTGAGCTTTTTTTATGAGATTATCCAACACTTTTGAAAGCTCCTCGGCATTGGCATGTTCAAGAAAATACACATTTATACCGCCGTTAGCCTCAGGAGACGGTACATCCAGGAGCCCGATAAGCTTCTTAATCGGTGTTCTGTCACTCTTAGCGCCAAACACTACTATTGCATTGAGTCTATGGTCAGCCACAACATATGCCTCTTCAAATTCTCCCTTTTTTGCAACCGCAGGACGTGTTTGTCCGCGCTTTAACCCATCATTGATGGTCTTGGCAAGGTTTTCTGCATTGGCGTTTTTAAGATATATTATATCTGGCACATCCTCTTGAGACGGTCTGTCTATGGTTTTGATTATTTTAAGAATTTTTTCAAGATTTGAGCCGGAATCCATAACAAGGATCATATTCCTGGGTGAAAACTCCGAGACAAAACCATCTTTTGTCATAATCGGTTTAAGCAGTTTAACAGCATCATCAGACGATATATGCTCTAACTGAATAAGCCGTGCAATGTAGTTTTCATTTAAAATTTTATCAGAAGTAAGATCAACTCCTTTTTGTTTAGCCTCAGCGGTTGTGATGATTTTATAGGTGTTTGAACCAGCAGAAATTACTGTAAAACCTTTTAGTTCCAGCACAGAAGTAAACAGTTTAAACGCCTCTGACTTATAAATGGGAGCCGGGGCAATTATTGTGATTTTGCCCTTAAACTGGTCGTCAAAAATAATATTTTTACCGGTTAAATCGCTTACAAACTTTGCTATAGCAGGTAAATCGGCCCCGACAAAGTTGAAAGTTATCCTTTCCTCCTCAGCCCATGCCTGTAGAGTAAAAGTCAGTATAAAAACAACGGGTACTAATTTTATAAACAGTCTTTTTGTCATAGTATCAAAACCTCATCATCACATAATGTTGTAGTTAAGGGTCATTTTATTTCCACCACGAATAATATCAAGGTGGATTTCACTTACGCCTCTAAGCGCCGTGAAAGCCTGAAGAGCAGCCTCCGGATCTGTAATATCGTAACTGTTAATCTTTAACAGGACATCATCATTTTTTATGCCGAGGGTGTCGTAAATCCCGCCCGGTTTAACTTCTTTCAGAATGAACCCTGCCTGTTTGCCGTTCACCAGATTTGGCTGCAGCCGTGCCTCAGTCATAAGTTGTTTCGGGTTTTCGAGTGCTTGTTGAACCTTTTTGTCATCCAGTACGTAGTTGGATGAGTCTATTTTTTTTCCTAAGGCATTTGTGCCGATTTGGGTTTCTTTAGTTTTAGGTGACGGCATTTCAGAGAGGGAAATTGAGGTGCCGTCTGAAAAAACAACCCCCTTTGCTAAGACCTCTTTAAGGACAGGGCCGTCAAAAACACGCTGGCCGGTTCTGAAAATCTCCTGCTTACCGCCTCCGTCTTCAAATATGGCATACCCTGTTCCTTTGTCACCGGATATAACTCCCATAAGTTTATATTTAGAAATATTAGCTGTGGTTTTTGTTCCCTTAACCGGTACAATCGGTGTGAATTTTAAATCTCTGAGGCCAAATGCGTTTTTTTCAACAATCGGAGCAAACCCTGCTAATTCCTTTGGTGCGGTTTTTTCTGCTGAGTTAATGTTGATAGGAGGCGGCTCATGGTTTTTAGAGGCAAAGGTAACAGCGTCTCTTACAATTATGAGTGCAGAGACAATAAGCACTATACCGCCTAAAACGGCAGTAAGGCCAGAGACATTCCCTCTTGATAAAATGGACAGATATTTCTTTAGCATATCAAAATTATACAAAAACCGTGATTGACATTTTAACATAGAAAGGATTAAATTATAAAGTCTATGTCGGGGCGTAGCGCAGTCTGGTTAGCGCACCTGCCTTGGGAGCAGGGGGCCGGAGGTTCGAATCCTCTCGCCCCGACTTTTTTTCTTAAGGTTAATATACTGGCGCGCTACGTAAAATAAATATATACCGCAAATTTGCTCGTTGAAAAACAGAGTACCTATAAGCCCTATTGGTTTCAGGTTAATTCCAGATAAAATAACCGTAACTTACAATAAAGTTAGCAACACACGTGATGTTTGGTTTAATGAACCAAAAACATTAACGATGAAATTGGAGGATGTGTTATAATTAAAGGAAGGTTCAAGTGTGCATATCATCGTTTATAGGAAGTTGAATTATAAAACAAATACCCCTGACAAAATAACAATTAGAATATAATATCAAAAAATAAGGTGATGAGTAATGAGTGCTATTGAAATATTAAAAAAACATGAACAAACAATAAATCAAAAATATGGTGTCAGGAAAATCGGCATCTTTGGCTCCTTTTCCCGTGGGGAGGAAAGAGAGTTTAGTGATATAGATATTCTTGTTGATTTTAACGAAGGGGCAAAAAACTTTGACAACTTTATGGAACTCAAATTTTTCCTTGAAGACCTTTTCGGCAGAAAGGTGGATTTAGTAACGGTTTATGCGCTACGGCCACAATTTAAAGAAAGTATCTTAAGTGAAATAACTTATGCATAGAAATTATTGGCTATACCTTGAAGATATACTTATGGCAAGCAAAAAAATTATAAAATATGCCGGAGATATTTCTTATGAAAATCTTTTACAGGATGAAATGCGTATAGACGCCATAATTAGAAATTTTGAGATAATAGGAGAGGCAGCAAGCAAAGTTCCATCAGACATAATTGAGAAATACCCATTCATTTCATGGCGTAAAATAACTGACTTCAG
The Nitrospirota bacterium genome window above contains:
- the gspD gene encoding type II secretion system secretin GspD — its product is MTKRLFIKLVPVVFILTFTLQAWAEEERITFNFVGADLPAIAKFVSDLTGKNIIFDDQFKGKITIIAPAPIYKSEAFKLFTSVLELKGFTVISAGSNTYKIITTAEAKQKGVDLTSDKILNENYIARLIQLEHISSDDAVKLLKPIMTKDGFVSEFSPRNMILVMDSGSNLEKILKIIKTIDRPSQEDVPDIIYLKNANAENLAKTINDGLKRGQTRPAVAKKGEFEEAYVVADHRLNAIVVFGAKSDRTPIKKLIGLLDVPSPEANGGINVYFLEHANAEELSKVLDNLIKKAQQQPQDKAVQRPQTAAFNSSADISVTPDVATNSLVIMASSSDYKNIVEVIRKLDRRRKQVYVEALIIEVSTSKLADLGMNWRGLGAQGSTMLIGGVGSITTSALQNVITGLSGFSIGGLGKFVDVPYSVTNADGSVTSSTLSVPGFAALFNISDFKDVINVLSTPQILTSDNKEAEIMVGENVPFVAKRESDPTRTASVFNSIERKDVGISLKITPHITEGDVIKLEVYQEISAVLAETNADITISLGPTTSKRSTKTTIFAKDNETIVIGGLLQEREENSVHKVPVLGDIPVLGLLFKQKETTKAKINLMVFLTPHIVDTHDNAATITNTKGASVVDDYTSGKTKTTERVIVRFKDSVNKEQSLKIIDDYKARLISEFSTPNLFLIELPKGKTVSVAKSDLELMSEVKYVEKEYFMERVKEEKNNDKNE
- a CDS encoding nucleotidyltransferase family protein, with the translated sequence MSAIEILKKHEQTINQKYGVRKIGIFGSFSRGEEREFSDIDILVDFNEGAKNFDNFMELKFFLEDLFGRKVDLVTVYALRPQFKESILSEITYA
- a CDS encoding DUF86 domain-containing protein — its product is MHRNYWLYLEDILMASKKIIKYAGDISYENLLQDEMRIDAIIRNFEIIGEAASKVPSDIIEKYPFISWRKITDFRNILAHEYFGIDYDIMWEIIKDKLPALQNDIMSILDNEHK